ACTCCTTTAACGATTAAGATACTTAAAGTGagattttgttaataaaaaaaaattaaatagatttgaccataaaaaattaaataagttttaaattatttgattaattccttaaaaaaatatttcccttataaaaattgattattttcttATAAGAAACTAGTCACTATCCCATGCATTGTACCGGATAGTtagctaatatatatatgtaaggactcaatttgtaactaTCCCAAATtgatattgggttcgaacgttaaaggcccaaacaataaatttgtagagaatgggctaaAAGGCCAGACCTTGGTGAACGTACAatcgttagtcatggtgttcatgatgattGCACAGAGGTGAACTGAGCTTGTCCAAGAAGACTTTTTCCCCGGCACGGCCTGAGTGGCTCTAGTCATTGGACCTTGTCCGAGGAGcttcatgttcttattattccttttacACTAGGTTACAATGGTCCTAGAGACGATACATAATGCTctttattcccccccccccccccccccgttTTTCGTGGatgaattcttacattatatagcccatCTCAGTTGATCTTGACCTTtcatctgttgatcaggcaggtaactactcgagtgcttgtcccatcagccgccttcccccactttctgttagttgcagtAACCAAAACCacattgttcaggggtcttttcccattAATGTGGCTAGGatgtttgttggcgcattcaatgcggaggtgacagcttttccttgaaccgctcCCACACTGTACCCCCGTGCGAGTCCTACTGTACTCGTCCTTTCTTCTAGGAGCGCTTTAagggctgcctttgatggcgtgccgTTCTTCCCTTCTAGGTTTTGGGAGGCTGaggacaggatcgtcctcggctacatttctaggccatttggactttcgctgCATGTTCTCGGCAATGTCtctcctcggcgcgggccttgggccctaatgtaaagtgggccggggtcacaaattctctgacgccacaataacccctcaaaaccctgctgtccggctCCTCGaacggagaggagggttttgatgacattaGGCCTCTATCATAGCTTGTCAATCCTTGTCATTTATCAGTACTAGAGACTCTTCATCTGCCCGAGACACATTCTTGGCACCTTGGTATGTGAAGCGCGTCTTCATTAAATGCGGGCAGCTCTGTGCTTCCCACGTTCAACGGTGAGATGATAATCTAACGGTGGAGATTTCCTtacctttatgggcgggaaaattcaCACAATTACTTTTGATGGGaggtataaataatttttggaacTGATTTGTCTCTTCACTTTCACACTTAAGTGTTCTGGCGCACATATCCTGGGTTCAGTCAAACTTCCATCCAAACTTAAGTCTCTCTCCAGTATAAAAAGCCCATCCGAGGAACTTTTCCTCCTTTCTATAAGTTTTCTGCTCTCACTAACTCGTGCTTTCTCtcttctgggtttattttttcttgttccTCTACTTCTCCCGTCATCCCCTGAGTCTGTTTAGCAGCTTCTAGAGATgggtaaattaaaaaagttggttgagaccaaagaggcgatggaaaagttcatcGCCGACTATAGGATACCTCCCAATGTGAGTTTGAGGTACTGCAAGGAGGGGGAGTGGCATCTTAAGAGAAGAACGGGCGATGTGATGATTCCCCTTCTCGCCTTTATAGAAGGGCGTGTGAGAATCCCCATGGGACCGGTAATGAGGGATTACCTTAGGCATTTCCGATTAGCTCCCACCCAGTGCGCTGCTAATGTGTTTAGGATCCTGAGTTATGTGAACACCTTAAACGAAAAAATGGGGTTAAGACTAACCCATCATGATGTAAACTGGTGCTACAACCTCCAACATTTGAGGGGTAAATCCTATTATATGAAGACGAGAGACGATAGGGTTCGGCTAATCCAGTGCCTCCCCGAGTTCAGCAAATGATTGAACAAGGACTTTCTTATTGTATTTGGGGAGCGGCACGATGACCTTCCTTGCCCAACTGTGGAGGGAGAACTAGGTGGGGTGCGGAGAGTAGGAGGGGGCTAATCTTTTGTACCGTCGTAATTTGTGTGGTTCGGTTACTAACTATGAACATGCTTTCTTTTTGCAGATCCACACGCTTTTCACCGGCACTTTCATCTGACCAACCGGGAGGATTTGGAAACCATTCTCAAGGTGACGGTTTTTCTAAACAAAGAGGACAACCAAGTcagagccgctcacaaaatcttAAGGTACGATCCTATCCAGAAGTCATTTGCCGCCCCGAAGCACGTGATCAGAGCTAATGATCCTCGGCTTCAGAAAATCACTGTAGCCAAGCACGGGTTTTTGATCTTTGAAGGATCTCTTGTCCCGGAGGGCATCCCGTTGGCAAGCTCTTCTCTGTCCCACTAAGTAACGAAGGACGAGGGTGATTTGGGCTTATCCGAAGAGGGGTTTAGTGTATTTGACCAAGTTGATCCATCCAAGGATCCTTCCGGTGACCTAGGTGACCCTGACTTGTCCGAGGCGGAACTGTTGTCAGTGGGAACATCTTCTCGGGCGGAGATGGGTGTTAAGAGAAAGCCCCCGACCAGCTTGTTTGACCTGCTTGAGGGCCAGCCGGGGAAGGGTGTGCAGGGAAGGTCGCAGTCCAGTGCTCTAACTCCCCTACCACAGCCCCAGCCTGTCCAGACTAGGTTTTCTCCTTCTCGATCGCAGTCACAATCTCCTTCTCGATCGCAGTCACAATCTCCTTGtccagacggcgccaattgtaaggacttaatttgtaacgatcccaaattgatattgggttcgaacgttaaaggcccaaataataaatttgtagagaatgggctaaAAGGCCAGGCCTTGGTGAACATACAATcattagtcatggtgttcatgatgattGCACAGAGGTGAACTGAGCTTGTCCAAGAAGACTTTTTCCCCGGCACGGCCTGAGTGGCTCCAGTCATTGGACCTCATCCGAGGagtttaatgttcttattattccttttacACTAGGTTACAATGGTCCTAGAGACGATACATAATGCTctttattccccccccccctttttcgtggatgaattcttacattatatagcccatCTCAGTTAATCCTgaccctccatctgttgatcaagCAAGTaactactcgagtgcttgtcccatcagctgccttcccccactttctgttagttgcaataaccgaaatcacactgttcaggagtcttttcccatTAATGTGGCCAAGACGTTTGTTGGtgtatttaatgcggaggtgacaacttttccttgaaccgctcCCACACTGTACCCCCGTGCGAGTTCTACTGTACTCGtcctttcttctgggagcgctttggGGGCTACCTTTAATGGCGTGTCGTTCTTCCcttctaggttttgggatgccgaggacaggatcgTCTTCGGCTGCATTTCTAGGTCATTTGGACTTTCACtgcatgtcctcggcaatgtcTCTCCTCGGCGCGAGCCTTGGgtcctaatgtaaagtgggccggggtcacaaattctctggccccacaatatatatatatatatatattatttatatattttgtttgaaTGTATAATCAAATTcatgaaatttatttaaaagtaaTGATGTTAAAACAAATGAGCAACTACTGTAAAAACTACATTTGTATATTTATAGGGTTCatgtttagaaaaaatttcaCTTAAATTTAGCTAGATCAAAGTAAACCGAAATGCTACATTAATGTGACTCAACAGgaacataataataaatgttatgttTAAGTTTTTAGATATTACGAGTTTgagatctatattttttttaatgaatttggatttagaatagATGCTTTCTACCCAAACTTGTCTTTTTTCCATTATGTAAGTGCACAAAAATGGTCCAAATGCattgaatggaccaaagtggaccgaactagaccgaataagaccaaaacAACCAAATCAGACAAAGTGGACTAAATAAGACCGAAATGGATTGAATAGGAGCAAAGTGGACAGAATAGgctgaataggaccaaagtggactgaattgAGGCAAAGTGGACATAATTGGACCGATGTAGACTGAATAGGATTAGTGTGGACCGGATAGGACTAAAGAAGACCAAATGGATCTAATAGGACCAAATAGAACCtaatggaccaaagtagacctaATGAACTGAAAAGGACAtaagtggactgaataggaccgaataagaccaaagtggacaaaatggactgaataggactaaagttaaccaaagtggaccaagtggactgaatagaacAAGTTTAGAGCAAATAGGACCGAATAAGACTGAACTGGACCAAATAAGACCAAAATAGACAGAATGGGCCGAATAGGACCTAATGGTGGATTGAAGTAGACCAAATAGGACCAAAATGGATGAAATAAGACCAAAtggaaattaaaatctaatcCCAATGTGCATGAtcataatattttatacatGAACATGTTAACCATCTCATATCATCAAAATTCATCATTTGTGCAACTAATTATTATAAGAATTAACTAAATCAGAATACTTACCTATATGCACGACCTCTTGCAAATGATATGATGGTGGATCACTCTATAAAATAGGGAATAATTTATTGCCCTTATTTCCTAGGATCAATGCATAGATCTCTCACTTTCATGGTGGAGGAAATTATGCTTCTTGCTGTTGTGTGCTGTCAATTTTGTGATATTCAATCTAGTGTCTTCAGATTTTGTGGATTAAGGACTCTTGAAAATGACTACAAAACTTCATCAACATGAGGTTGAGATGATAATTTTTAATGGATGATGTGCTTCAAATTTGATGGGTGAAGCTTTTGGGGTTGAATTTGGAGGTGTTTTCGGGTGTCTAATGATTCTAGCTTTGGTATCTAGGGTTTTCAGAGGGTAATTGGGTTGGCTTGAGTGATGTGAAAATGTTGTTTAGGCGGTGGAGAAGAGATTGCACATAAAGTTTTGGTTGTGCTCTTTGCAAAGAGTGTCGTTGCATGAAAGCAACCTAATTTTTCTTTGCaagaatacaaaattaaataatgaaattttgatgaatgaatTTACTCTTGCAAGAATACCTAATTTACTCTTGTATTTATAAAGgaaaatgaatttaatttaaattttcctCCCAATGCTCTTTCTCGGAATTTCTGAACTCATACTTACTCTCTTAGACGTTTAAATTGAAGTTAAGAGTCGAAATGATATACATTGTGGTACTTGttttacaagaaaattgttcCTTAATTAGTTGATTTGTGCAGCCATTCTATGACACAAACAACAAAGTCCTAAGCTTTGAATTAAACGGCTAGTGACCTAAGAGATAAGACGTTGGCCAAGCAAGAATTTAAACTCAAAAGAAATTTAATCAAAACTCCCTCATTTACTCAAGAATTGTTTTGATAGTAGTTCTATATGTATTTCTAACGATATTTGCTTGTGTTTTGAAAAGGGAGTTAGTCATACTTTTTATACTTGACAATCTAAGTGCAAAACCTTCTCTCAATTGTTGGATCAGTTTAATTTGCACCAGATTTCTGAGAGAAAATTTCCATAAAGAGCTCACCCCTACTCGCGTACATATCGACCGACCTCGTGTGCGCATAGCCATGGTTTTTGAAAATgattgaatgtttttttttttttttttttttcatcttgcTTGATCTAGGCCTCTCAAAAATAGGTCCGTTAtgtattgtcaaaattttaaaattttcatatttagtttatgtaattattaaaaactttaaatatttagCTTACAAAGATAGGAGCAAGCTAGCCCCTCAAATATTTGAGTTAGTTCGATggtgctcttaaaaaaaaaaattgccgaTTGTTCTATACTCTATAGTTATAAAGAcaatgtaatttttgttttctcgaatttcattttttattataaaagtttcTCTTGtatcaattaaattttgaatCATTCATGTCTTTAAACACTTCAACATTTCcgttatggttttttttttttttttttttttttttttttttttaacttagtttgattgaaaattttgtaatttatatttgaaaaaaaaaattaagaatttcaCTAAGAAGATAGTAAAAGGTAGGGAATTTTATCTATATGAAAGAAAATCATCAAGCACAATTTTTATAGGAGATACTAAAAGATGGTATAAGTTCtcctaaaaattatttaataaataaataaatatatatatatatatataagtcaaagttgataattttatatacaatatatttataaataatggcTTGCCCTAGTATTAAAATATCGGTAAAACCAGTTACCCATACCATTTTGCATACAAGCACACACGTCGTTGCTATATATATAGGTGAATATGTCTTTAACTTACGATATCAGTTCAAATTCAATGTGTATACACGTGTGAAAAAATGGTATGTGTAATTCAACCAGccctaaaaatattatatacgtGTGTGGGATTCGTCTCAACTCTTTTTTCCACATTTTTCCGTTGTTAACATATTTCTGCCACGTAGAAGTTGGTCCTAACAAGGCATTTCAATCCGCAAAGGAAGGCATGCAAGATAGCCTTATCTCGACAACACTACACTATTTTCCACAACAAAACCGACAAGGAATTCCGTATATTGCCATTGAAGATTAAGTCAGGCTCAGCCAACCCATTTTGACGAGTAACCGAGCAAAACCCATTGCACCGATCCTATATATAGTCACATGCGCACCCACCATTCACTTCCACAAAGCACTATTGCTGCACAGCATTCACACTCTCaaagataagaaaaatgaagctCTTTTCTCTGATTCTGTTTTTCTTGGCTTTCTTCTTGCTTGGAACCTCAGCAGACGATGTTACCAGCGTAATCAACTCGGCTCTTTTTGACAGAATGCTTAAATATCGAAACGATCCACGATGTAAAGGCAATGGATTCTACACTTACAATGCTTTCGTTGATGCTGCCAAATCTTTCAATGGCTTTGGCACAACTGGTGATATTACTATACGTAAAAGGGAGCTTGCGGCTTTCTTGGGTCAAACCTCTCATGAGACCACTGGTTAGTTAATTACTTACGCTCTGTTTAGTTTGCAGTAAAATATTATAAGGGAAATATTTTCagtattttaccatttttgtttCCTTGTAAAACTAGGCCAAATATGTCATTATTAATAAAGTGTttttaagtgtgtgtttggtttaACTTGTTGGATATTAGCTTAATTTTAATCGCaaaagataattattttttgagtaGGAGGATGGGCAACTGCACCAGATGGCGCATATGCATGGGGATATTGCTTTATTACCGAAACTAACAAGCAAGCCTATTGCACTCCTTCAAAAGAATGGCCATGTGCTCCTGGCAAACAATATTATGGTCGAGGACCTACCCAACTCACTCAGTAAGTctttcaaatcatcaattagtTCTTCCCACAACAGACACACTGATCATGGAATTATGATTCCCTTTATTTGAATATGATATATTCAATAATagttcaaatcaaataaaaaaaatataaagctGTACTCTGTGTAAGGTTTGTAACTTAGTTTATCAAAGACTTTTAACTTTGACTTTGATTGTTTTACTATTGTCAGCAACTACAATTATGGGCCAGCAGGAAAAGCCATTGGAGTTGATCTtctaaaaaatccaaatttagtAGCCACAAACCCCACCATATCATTTAAGACAGCCATATGGTTTTGGATGACTCCACAAGGAAGCAAACCATCTAGCCACGATGTCATCATTGGAAAATGGAAATCATCGACAGCTGATACTGCAGCTGGTCGAGTCCCAGGTTATGGTGTAATCACCAACATTATCAATGGTGGACTCGAATGTGGCCGTGGCCCAGATAGTAGGGTGGCTGATAGGATTGGGTTCTATAAGAGGTACTCTGACATATTGGGAGTTAGCTATGGGGCAAATCTAGATTGCTATAATCAAAAGCCTTTTGCCTAAACAGCTCTGGTCCAAGGCCAAAAAAATGTTTAGCCAAGTACAATAAGGAGATGATATAAATGTATGAATGGGAGATTTCTTTTCCAATGAGAAATCTCTAAGGTTATGGATAAATAAAGAggaatttaataaatttgagtACTGGTTATTCATTACTTTGTTGGCTTATATAATTCACACTCTTtagatctaaaaaattaaattttaactgtaattaatttttcaataaaattaagagGTTTGTTTTCAAAGgagaaatatttttaactaataaaacaaaactaaaacctATATTCATGCATTCAAATTACCTAAATAAGGATCATATTCATCCATGTCAATCCAAGATATGAGAGTATAAATGTCACCTTTTTTTAATGAGCCTACTCTAGGCTTAGGTCACTTAGGACATTGGGTAAGTCCCCCATTTATAAAAGACCCCAAAATTGTATTtgaataattgtttttaaaaaaaaaattattaaaaaaaaaaaccacatagaTGGGATACATACTCATTCAAGCATCTTCAAGAAAGCTCCCAAGATTGAGAGTCAATATATCTACAGGTCACCAAATGGCCCATTACCCACATACAAGGCTAGCTCATTAGCCAACACGTCATTGCCCAGTCCAATAACTCgaattcataacaaaaatatatagggGGAGTATGGAGGATTGATCTTGAGACATTATAGATGAATCTTTTAATAGTACTCCCCTAACTACTAAAATACGTAAAGTGATTGTATTAAACTTagtttactaaatttttttttttttttactagtctAGCAACTTTGAAATAACCATCTAAagcctttgaaaaaaaaaaaaaaaacaaaaaaagtttctatcaataacaaaaaaattaaatagatttgaccataaaaaactaaataagtatATATTTTATCGTCATttgttttatcaaaaataaattgattctttccttataaaaaactAGTCACTATCTTGTGTGTTGCactaaatagttaaataaaattttatatatttatataatttatttatttatttatttatttttgtttgaaggtATTTAATCAAACTCATGTAATTCATTTTAAagtaatgaaattaaaaaaaatgagtagcTGCCCTAAAAATTACATTTAgagtatttaattatttatagcCTTTATGTTTAGAAAGACTTTTACTTAAATTTAGCTAGACTGAAGTAGACCAAAATGCTACATTAACGTGACTCAACAgaagcataataataataaatgatatgCTTAAAATCAGTGGCGGCGCCACGTTTGGTTCggaacaccctgacctggaaaaaaaaattatatatagtaatttaaatttttttatttatctacccttaaaaaaaaattaggaataccttcaaactttttttatgccaaacaaattttgaactaaaataaaaaaataaaaaaaaattgtaatagagaATATGTGAGAAAATGAttataaaattagaaatatctcttaatttgGGCGAGGAGCCGAACTAGGCTTTGGAggaaacagagaaagagaggaaactgCAGCTCAGCCGTTGCTTCTTCTTtagagtgagagaaagagatttgAGCAATatgtttagactttttagataAGGAGAGGAGAGGATaatctttttaaaaagtttggtATAAATGTGGGTGGATATCCTTTGGCAACGTTGATAGTTAGGTGTGAGAGGCAGACcactttaccctttttttttttttttttttatgagaaatacaTTTGTGATATGGCTTACGTGGGTTTGAGTGGTCAATCAAAGGCAAAGAATCTGAATTATTTGCACTTCGTATACAGGTAAGGTTATTGCAATATTCAAGACaagcataaaatatttttataataaatacaatttttttagaagaaatattTAGATGTG
This DNA window, taken from Quercus robur chromosome 2, dhQueRobu3.1, whole genome shotgun sequence, encodes the following:
- the LOC126705573 gene encoding uncharacterized protein LOC126705573, with amino-acid sequence MKLFSLILFFLAFFLLGTSADDVTSVISSSLFNKMLKYRNDPRCKSNGFYTYNAFVDAAKSFNGFGTTGDITTRKREIAAFFGQTSHETTGGWPSAPDGPYAWGYCLITETNKQTYCTPSNQWPCAPGKQYYGRGPIQLTHNYNYGPAGKAIGVNLLSNPDQVATNPTISFKTAIWFWMTPQGSKPSSHNVITGKWKPSAADTAAGRVPGYGVITNIINGGIECGHGQDSRVADRIGFYKRYSDILGVSYGNNLDCYNQKPFAYPHAFHRHFHLTNREDLETILKVTVFLNKEDNQVRAAHKILRYDPIQKSFAAPKHVIRANDPRLQKITVAKHGFLIFEGSLVPEGIPLSHAHPPFTSTKHYCCTAFTLSKIRKMKLFSLILFFLAFFLLGTSADDVTSVINSALFDRMLKYRNDPRCKGNGFYTYNAFVDAAKSFNGFGTTGDITIRKRELAAFLGQTSHETTGGWATAPDGAYAWGYCFITETNKQAYCTPSKEWPCAPGKQYYGRGPTQLTHNYNYGPAGKAIGVDLLKNPNLVATNPTISFKTAIWFWMTPQGSKPSSHDVIIGKWKSSTADTAAGRVPGYGVITNIINGGLECGRGPDSRVADRIGFYKRYSDILGVSYGANLDCYNQKPFA